The following nucleotide sequence is from Catonella massiliensis.
CCTCTCTCCCGTACCTTTTAGAGGAGAAAGGAATAATTCAGGAAACATAAAATATGTAGTAGCTGAAATAGCTGATATATTGGGAGTTTCAATGGATGAAGTCGTAGAAGCAACATTTAAGAATGCGGTCAAACTTTATGAATTGGAGGATAGGGTTTATGGCAAATTATCTTGATATTGAGTCTACATCAGGGCTTGACCAGGCGGTGAGACAGTCACTTAAGTTTAAGACAGGTAACTTTGTGTGGAGAGTGAGATTCAACACACCTCTTGACCCAAGGACAGTAAACAGCAACAATATGTATGTGACCTCTGCTTCAGGTATGCTCAAGGTAAATATAAGCTATGATTCATCCAAAAATGAAGTTCAGATAGAGCCTCTTGAGCCTTATGCAAAGGATGAGGTGTATTCACTTCATATTACAAAAAAGGTTGCATCAAGAGGTCAGAAGAAGCTAAAAGAAGAGATAGAAGTACAGTTTAAGCTGTAATTCAAACGATACAATTCCAAAAGGATTAACCTTTTAAGGACAGAGAAAATAATAAAAACTTGGAAAGGAGGTAATTCTCATGTCAAATACGAAAAGAACAGGACAAACAGCCCTTTATGAGCGCTTAAGTCGTGATGACGAAATGCAAGGAGAAA
It contains:
- a CDS encoding Ig-like domain-containing protein; the encoded protein is MANYLDIESTSGLDQAVRQSLKFKTGNFVWRVRFNTPLDPRTVNSNNMYVTSASGMLKVNISYDSSKNEVQIEPLEPYAKDEVYSLHITKKVASRGQKKLKEEIEVQFKL